Within the Clostridium scatologenes genome, the region TATTGTAACCTATACAAACAACCATATAGATATGATACACCTATTCTGCTGTTAATTGCACATATTTTGGAATATGTCCTGTATATGAAAGAAATTTCTCTATAATATCTTTGGTTTTAATCTTAAGACTGGAAGTATTAATACAAGGATGACACCCCAAATAATCTTCCTTTATTATATCTTCATCAATTAAAAGCTGTACGTTCTGTTCTTTATCATTCATAAGTCCCATAACACTCACAGATCCTGGTGTGATATCAAGATATCTTTCCATATACTCCGCTGGTGCAAAAGACAGACGGGAAGATTGAATCTGCTTAGACAACTCTTTTGTCCTGAATTTTTTATCTCCTGGCATCATAAGCAAATAAAATTTAGTTTTTTGGCTGTTACACAAAAATAAATTTTTGCAAATGGTAATACCCAAAAGCTTTTCTACATCATGACAGTCCTCAATACTTGCTGTTACATCGTGATCTATACGACTATAAGTGATGTGAATCTT harbors:
- a CDS encoding prolyl-tRNA synthetase associated domain-containing protein, whose amino-acid sequence is MTKIHIDPTIYTRKPVDSRLSKEMAVYDLLDKIHITYSRIDHDVTASIEDCHDVEKLLGITICKNLFLCNSQKTKFYLLMMPGDKKFRTKELSKQIQSSRLSFAPAEYMERYLDITPGSVSVMGLMNDKEQNVQLLIDEDIIKEDYLGCHPCINTSSLKIKTKDIIEKFLSYTGHIPKYVQLTAE